The proteins below come from a single Salvelinus alpinus chromosome 18, SLU_Salpinus.1, whole genome shotgun sequence genomic window:
- the LOC139543543 gene encoding WW domain-binding protein 1-like — protein MPQKTLGSIVGLLCTGTWLVQGKEFCFGVNNEQYRCEMGYCCGETECCTYYYELWWFWLVWTLIIMLSCCCAYRHRRVKMRLQQEQRQREISLMAYQGASSSFISPPPLNLRFWTDCKLPDYEEVVGHPPTPPPPYSEIPPETTPPILLPPIQSEAAVVLEPPTEDTPREEQAASSSADQESASAPSQSEQPVEEELLTRRRHVTGDSGIEVCVCQLDEGSGPEEDEEQVCQGARGDCCSASEHHHIIRHKERTPGPQPKGQTASTGDRLV, from the exons ATGCCACAGAAAACACTGGGATCCATTGTAGGTCTGCTTTGCACCGGGACCTGGTTGGTACAG GGAAAGGAATTCTGTTTTGGAGTGAACAATGAGCAATACCGGTGTGAGATGGGCTACTGCTGCGGGGAGACCGAGTGCTGCACTTACTACTATGAGCTGTGGT GGTTCTGGCTGGTGTGGACCCTCATCATAATGCTGAGTTGCTGCTGTGCCTACCGTCACCGTCGGGTCAAGATGCGGCTGCAGCAGGAGCAGCGCCAGCGCGAAATCAGCCTTATGGCCTATCAGGGAGCTTCTAGTTCTTTcatctcccctccacccctcaacTTGA GGTTCTGGACAGACTGCAAGCTTCCTGACTATGAAGAGGTGGTGGGTCATCCCCCGACTCCCCCTCCGCCTTACTCCGAGATCCCCCCAGAGACCACCCCTCCCATCCTACTGCCCCCCATCCAATCAGAAGCTGCTGTGGTGCTGGAGCCCCCAACAGAGGACACTCCAAGAGAGGAGCAGGCCGCTAGTTCCTCAGCAGACCAGGAATCCGCATCTGctcccagccaatcagaacaaCCGGTGGAAGAAGAGCTGCTGACCCGGCGCAGGCATGTGACTGGCGACTCGGGgatcgaggtgtgtgtgtgccaactGGACGAGGGCTCTGGGCCGGAAGAGGACGAGGAGCAAGTGTGTCAGGGGGCCAGGGGGGACTGCTGCTCTGCCTCTGAGCACCACCACATCATCAGACACAAAGAGAGAACCCCAGGGCCTCAGCCAAAGGGCCAGACCGCCAGCACCGGAGACCGCCTGGTCTGA